GACCTGGAACTCCCCGTCACCACACCTCCCGAGTTCCTCTTTCATGGTACCACCGGCGCCTTTGTATCTGACATTCTAAAAACAGGTATTCAAAAAATGAGCCGCCAATATGTACACCTCAGCGTTGACAAATCGACTGCTACCAAAGTAGGGAGTCGCAGAGGAGTTCCCGTCATCCTTACGATTCGTAGTGGTGATATGTACAGAGATGGTATTCCATTTTTTGTATCTGCCAATGGTGTGTGGCTCACTGATCATGTGCCGGCTAAATACATTTCACAGTGATAACCGGGGTAAAATGAGGGCATTATCGCTGACTATGTACCGGCTAAATCCAATTTACAATGACCACTCCAATCAAATCAGCCCTCCTGGGCCTTGCCGTTGGCGACGCCCTGGGGGTTCCTGTAGAATTCCAGTCACGCGATACCCTTGCCAAACATCCCGTTACCTCCATGCGGGCATACGGCTCACATAACCAAGCTGCCGGCACCTGGTCTGATGATAGCTCCCTCACCTTCTGCCTCGCGGAAACCCTCGCAAAAGGATATGAGCTCCAGGACCTCGCCAACCGCTTTATCAACTGGCGCGACCATGCTTACTGGACCCCGCACGGCCATGTATTTGACATCGGCAACACCACCAATACCGCCATCTATCTCCTTTCGCAAGGCACCCCACCCACCCAGGCAGGAGAAGATACCGAAGACAGCAATGGTAATGGTTCCCTCATGCGTATCCTGCCGCTCTTATTTTATATCAAAGACCTTGATATTCATGCGCGCTATCAGCATGTGCGGGATGTTTCCAGCCTCACACACCGCCATATCCGCTCCATTGCCTGTTGCTTTATCTACCTCGAAATCGCCCTCCATATCCTGAAAGGCGAACAACCTGCAGCTGCTTATCTCAATGCCATCACTGATGTAAATAAATACTTCAGCGAACAAGCATTAATGGATCAGCAAGAGTTGGAAATATTAGCACCTATACTCTCGGGATCATTGATCGATAAAACGATCGATGACATTCACGGTACCGGCTATGTGGTGCGCACACTTGAAGCTGCCATCTGGCTCCTGATCCATACCAATAGTTATGCTGAAGCCGTACTGACCGCTGTCAATCTCGGCAATGACACCGATACCACCGCAGCAGTGACCGGTGGAATCGCTGGTCTGCACTACGGTTGGGAAGAAATTCCTGCCGAATGGTTAAACATTTTAGCAGGAAAGGAGAGAATTGAAAATCTGATTACTAACTTGCAGGTCAAATTCAATATGTAATGGCCCGGACGTTTGTAATTGGAGATATTCATGGTGCATTGAAAGCATTGGAACAGCTGATAGGACAACTCCTGTTGCAACCGTCGGACAAACTCATTTTTCTTGGCGATTTTGTAGATGGCTGGTCTCAGTCTGCAGAAGTGGTTGAATACCTGATGGCATTGCAACAGCAATATGACTGCATCATCATTAAAGGGAATCATGATGCCTGGGTAGAACGCTGGCTGAATGGCGAAGACCCGGATCCTGTATGGCACCGGAATGGCGGCAAAGAAACGATTGCCAGTTATGCAAAGGTCTCTCCCGAACAACGCATGGTACACCTGGAATGGCTGAATCGTCTCAGGTTGTATTATGTAGATGATCAGAACAGGCTGTTCCTCCATGCAGGTTTTGCCAGTATGCATGGCCCGGAAAAAGAACATTATGATACCAACTTCTACTGGGATCGGTCTTTGTGGGAAATGGCCCTCTGTATGGATAAGCGGATTAAGAAAGATTCATTACTATACCCGAAAAGATTATTACTCTATAAAGAAATTTTCATTGGTCATACACCTACCGTAAATTATGATGTGACCACCCCGATGAATGCATGTAATGTGTGGAATGTAGATACCGGCGCGGCTTTCATGGGAAGGATCTCTGCTATGGAGATTGATTCAAAAGAGTTTTGGCAGAGTGACCCTGCTTATGTTTTTTATCCTGGTGAAAAAGGACGCAATAAATAAACACTTGTATCAAAAGTAAAACTTCCCGGATTAAAATCAGGCAAAGCATGGAGCACGTTTTTGTCTATAAAATGTCTCCACTGGCTTCAATTTACCTTTGATACAAGCTCTTATTTTATACCCATTTCTTTCTTTGCTAAAGTAAGCTGTTCATCATGCGGATCTTCCTGGTAATAATACACTATGCCATCTTCTACTACTATCCTGTGCTGTAAATCTTCATCACTCAAATAATTACACCCGTTATACACCAGCCATGGATCAGAGAGCTGCTTCCAGCCAGCTTTTGTAAATGCCCAGGTACTCATCACATAAGTACATCCATGCAAGGGCGCCTGGTATACTGAAATATCATCTCTGCCATCACTGTTCAAATCTCCTTCATTAATCAACCGGATCTCTCCATAGCCCGTTACCAATGGCCTGATCCCAGGATTAGAAAAGCGGATCACATATTCATCCTGCCCTTCCTTTTCCATCGCCTTTCTGTACAATACACCATATGCCTCATCCTGGTTGCCATCTCCATCAAAATCGCCGTTAATACGGATCGTATCAGGCACTACCTGCGGAGTTTCAGGGGGTGCGCCAACAGCCATTACACCGGTATCTACTTTCGTTGACAGACTTAAAAAAGAGTCTGGAGTAGCAGCTTTATTTTTCCCCGGGGAGTTGCACGCGAGCACACCTGGGATAAGGATATAAAGAAGGTTTTTATACATGGATTTAGCTTATTCCAACAAAAGTATTAATTTCATTTTGATAATACATAATCCATATGCTCACGACTACTTTGAAAACGCTCTTTCGCAGAGATCTTGAAAAACTGGTTGAAGAACTTTCATTGTATAAGAATGAAAGTAAGATCTGGTATACGGAAAAAGGCATCAGTAACAGCGCGGGGAATCTTGCCCTGCACCTGGTGGGTAACCTGAATACGTTCATTGGCTTGCACCTGGGAAACACGGGGTATGTTCGTCACCGTGAGTTGGAGTTTTCACAGAAGGATGTACCTCGGGCGACGCTGACAAAGATGATTGAAGATACAATTGTGGTGATTGAGAAAGCCCTGGATGGCCTGACGCAGGAACAGGTAGAAGCATTATACCCGATCGAAGTATTTGGAGGGCCGATTTATACAGGGCATTTCCTGGTGCATTTAAGCGGTCACCTGATGTACCACTTAGGCCAGGTGAATTATCACAGACGGTTGTTAGATTTTTAATTAAATAACTCCATTCTTTATTACAGCAGATGGATAAAATCTCACATTATGCAACTACTGCATGAAGTTTCACTTTATTACAGCTGCTGCATGAAGTTTCACTTTATTACAGCAACTGCATGAAATTTCACCTTATTACAGCAGGTGCATGAAGTTTTACTTTATTACAGTCGCTACATGAAGTTTCACTTTATTACAGCAGGTGCATAAAATCTCACTTTATGCACCTGCTGTAATACATTTTATCCCTTCTGCATCAAGACTATAGCCATTGTCCACTGCGCCCACTTATCAGTGTAATGCATTGGCCCGCAAACGTTTGCGTAAATATATCTGTCCGTTGCTGATCACCTGCCAAACATTTCCATGTAAATTCAGGTAAAATAACTCTCCACTATGAAAACACTTCTACTAGCGCTGCTATGTTTGGCAGGAGCGTGCCTCTCCTATGCGCAAACCCTCTACGTTTCCCCCAGCGGATCTGCCTCGAACCCCGGCACCAGCATCAATGCCCCCACTACGCTTGCCAACGCACTGGCAACGGTGACTGCCGGAAGCACTATTTATCTAAGAGGCGGAACTTATAGTTTAAGCGCCTCCGTTATTATTACTGCAAGTAACAATGGTACCTCTTCCGCCTACAAGAATGTAGTGGCGTATACTGGTGAAACCCCGGTACTGAATTTCTCTGCTATGGCAATTGCCGATGCCAACCGGGGCGTGATCCTGGATGGCGATTACTGGCACTGGACAGGTATTACCATCCAGGGCGCCGGTGATAATGGAATGCTCTTAGCCGGCAATAGTAACATCATTGAAAAATGTATTTTTAAAGGCAATCACGATAGCGGTTTACAACTCAGCCGTTATGTGACCTCCAACACTACCCTCGCCTCATGGCCTGCTAACAACACCATTCTGAACTGCGAAGCGTATGACAACCAGGATCCTGACAATGAAGATGCGGATGGCTTTGCTGCAAAACTTACCTGTGGTACAGGGAATGTTTTCAATGGCTGTATCTCTCACAACAATATTGATGATGGATACGATTTGTATGCGAAAGATGAAACGGGGCCTATTGGTCCGGTAACATTGATTAATTGCCTTGCTTATGGTAACGGTACGTTGAGTAACGGCAGTACATCAGGTGGTGGTGATAAGAATGGATTTAAATTAGGTGGTAGTGGTATTGCGGTGGCACATATTGTACGTCGTTGTGTAGCCTTTAATAATGGCCACCATGGCTTTACGGACAATAATAATCCCGGCGCAATTGAAGTAACGAACAATACCAGTTATAATAATGCGGAGTCTAATTTCAATTTCCGTTCTGGTAGTACGGCTACTTTCAAAAACAATCTTTCTTACAATGCAGGTTCTTCTGATGCCACCAATGGCACGGATGTAACCCCTACCAATGTGTGGTGGAAAAGTGGTGCCAGTTCTAATACAGGAGGCCTCGTTGTGAGCAGTGCAGACTTTCAAAGTCTGACACCATCGGTGACAAAGAACAGTGATGGGAGTCCGAACCTGGGGAGTTTCCTGGCATTGGCCAGTGGCAGCGATATGATTGATAAAGGTGTGACTTCGACTGGTATTACTTATTCCGGTTCTGCACCTGATATAGGAGCCAGGGAATCTGGTGGAAGTACAAATCCTTCTACTTATACGGTGAGTGTAACGGTATCTCCTTCAGCGGGTGGTACCGTGACATTGAGTCCGGGTGGTGGTGCTTATACATCCGGCACGGTTGTTACGCTGACAGCAACGCCTGCCGGCGGGTATACATTTAATGGCTGGAGTGGTAGTGCGAGCGGTACATCAACAACGACTACGGTAACGGTTACATCAAATCTATCTGTTACGGCAAGTTTTAACAGTAGCGGTACTGGTGGTGGATCTACATTGCATATAGATGATGCTGCTTCGGCTACTGGCGGTTATTGCAGTGCGGATGGCAGCAGGCAAAATACGTATACCGGTGCAGATGGCGGGTATTATATCAACCTGAGTAATGCTGCTGCTAAGGGTGTGAATTATAGTGTGAGTGTGCCTTCGGCAGGAACTTATTCATTTGTATGGCGCTATTCAAATGGAGGTGCGACGGTATCAACAACGGCGAAATTATTAGTGAATGGTAGTACAGCGGTGGCAAGTGTGTCATTTCCCAAGACCAGCAGCTGGACCTCATGGGCTACCACGGGAGCGGTGACAGCGACTTTGGCAGCGGGTGTGAATACCATTAGAATTGAAACACTTTCATCTACAGAATTTGCGGTGATTGATTGGCTGGAGGTAACGGGTAACAGTCCGGCAGCGGGGGTATGTAGTGCAACCGCATCGTCGGCAAGGTTAGCACCGAAACTGGAAATCACGGAGACGAAGATCTATCCTAATCCGGCAAAGAATACGGCGGCGATTAGTTTTTATAATGAGCAAGCAGAGCGGGTGCAGATCAGGGTATATTCATCAAATGGGCAATTGTTGAAGACAGTGGTGGATAAAGAGTTCCCGGCAGGGGCGAACCAGTTTACAATGGATGTGAGTAGTTGGCCACAGTCATTGTATTTGGTAAAAGTTGAAAAGGGAGCGGGTAGTAATACCTTGAAATTGATAAAACAATAGGTGACAGGCCTCGCCTTTTGCTGTATTCAGCAGGGGCGGGGTTCTATTTTTTGCCTGTCCGCTCTGTTTGGTATTTTGTGAGGTGACGAGGTTTATTTTATGGAAGACCCTTCCTTTGGGTATTTTGCGAGGTAACGGGGTATATTTTATGAGAGACCTTTCCTTTTAGTGTTTTGTGAGGTGAACTTATCAGCAATCCGTTACCAGGAAAACTCTGATTGTTATGTCATTTGTTGTTAATCCCAGGAGTAATCACACCCCCTTCCATCAGCCTTAAATTCATACGCCCATCCCCCAATAGCGCGTAAACCACTGCCATCATCAAGGTCATTTTCCCAGGTACCGGGTAGCGCAGCAGCTGCATACATTAAAATTCGAATGATGCAATTAAATAACTATAATTCCTCCCTAATTATTATTATTTTACTATCAACCAGGAAGTATTAGTATAATAACCCATACATCAACCAAAATGTCAATTTCAAGAAGGGAGTTCCTTACCAAAACGGGAACAATGGCTGCTGCCTATCCGGCCATGCTGGCTCTAGGGATGTTAAAAGAGGCCCCTGCTCATGCTTTTTCACTTGATGGAAGTGGTAAAGGTAAGCACATCATCATCTTAGGTGCTGGTCTGGCAGGCATGGCTGCTGCCTATGAATTATTAAAGCTCGGCTATCAGTGTACCATCCTGGAGGCACGTGAGCGATCGGGAGGACGTGTGTGGAGCATCCGGAAAGGGGCTACGCACCGGGAAACCGATCTTCCGCTACAGACAGCCAAATTTGATGAAGGACTTTATTTCAATGCGGGGCCTTCGAGAATTCCTCATCACCATGCGCTGACCTTACATTATTGCCGGGAACTGCAGGTGCCAATCCAGGTGTATAACAACATTAACGAGGCGGCATATTTTTTTGCTGAGGGTAAAGGCTCACTTTCCAATAAGAAGATCCGGGTTCGGGAAATCCACAATGATCTTCGGGGCTATACTGCAGAACTCCTTGCCAAGGCGATTGACCAGCACAAACTGGATACGGGTCTTAGTACTGAAGATACGCAGAAAATACTGGAATACCTGCGGGCAGAAGGTGGTTTGGACATTGATAAACTATACAAAGCGTCTGACAGGCGGGGCTACCTGGAAGGCCCTGGTGCCGGGGATCTGCCGGGGAAAATAGCGTCGCCGCATAGTCTGGCAGATATTATTAATTCCGGCCTGGCTGATCCTGATTTCTACAATGTATCTGAATATGTGTATGAACTACAAATGACCATGTTCCAGGCGATTGGCGGCAATGACCAGATTACAAAAGCCTTTGAGAAGAAGGTAGGCCAATGTATTCATTTTGGTTGCGAGGTGACGGGGATCCATAACCAGGAGGAAGGGGTGAAGATTAGTTATAAGGATGGAAAAGGATCGAAAGAGTTGACAGCGGATTATTGTATTTGCACGATCCCCACACCGGTGCTGAGTAATGTGGATAACAATTTCTCATCTGATGTGAGCAGGGCGATTGATTACATTCCTTATATGGTGACGGGGAAGATAGGGATGCAGTTTAAGCGGAGGTTCTGGGAAGAGGATGAACATATATATGGCGGGATTACACATACGAACAATGAGCTGACACAGATCTTTTATCCTTCTTATGATTATTTATCGAAGAAGGGGATTTTGTTAGGCTATTACAATTTTAATGAGAAAGCACGACAGACAGGGAACCTGTCGCACCAGCAGCGGGAGAAGCTGGCAATGGATAAAGGGCGTTTGATCCATCCGCAGTATGATAAGGAGTTTGAAAATTCATTTTCTGTGAGCTGGCATAAGACGCCTTATAGTATGGGCGGATGGGCGCTGTATAATAATACAACCAGGCAATCACATTATAAAAGCCTTTTGCAGGCGGATAAGCGGGTGTATTTCGCAGGGGAGCATACGACTTATCTGAATGCATGGATGGCAGGAGCATTGGAATCAGCAAGAAGGACAGTGACGGATTTACATGCAAGGGTTTCTGAGCAAAGGATTTCTTATCCCATTACAACCAATATCTAAAAACTCATGACGATGCGTACCACCAACAAATCTATTAACAGGCGGGAATGGCTGAAGACCACCGCCCTATTTACAGGAGGCTTAACCATGCTACCGGGCGTATTGCAGGCGGGAGCTTTAGCGGAGGGACCTGCTGAAGAGGCATCTGCTACTTTTGATGCGTTAACCCTTCCTGGAACATCCGCCTCTTCCAATTTACACAATGCTGAAAGGCTCTCCGGCTTACAGGCGGATGCCGCTTCAGCAGCACGTATACCAGGGCCACTCAAAGCACGCTTATTCGCCAACGAAAACCCATTCGGCCCATCTTCAATAGCCAAGAAAGCAATGATAGATTGTATGGATAATGGCTACCAATACCCGTTCATGTTACTTAAAGACCTGGAGGCAAAGATCTGTGCTTATGAAGGGATTGATGCAAACATGCTGATGACGAGTGCGGGATCATCTCCATTGCTATTAGGCTCTGCGATCACCTTATTGAGCAATGGCGGCAATATTGTGAGTGCAGATCCTA
This window of the Chitinophaga sancti genome carries:
- a CDS encoding RNA 2'-phosphotransferase, whose translation is MNQKETSKFLSLILRHQPELIGLKLDTNGWADVDTLLALAARRKRITKAELETIVAESDKQRFAFNEDRTKIRANQGHSIHVDLELPVTTPPEFLFHGTTGAFVSDILKTGIQKMSRQYVHLSVDKSTATKVGSRRGVPVILTIRSGDMYRDGIPFFVSANGVWLTDHVPAKYISQ
- a CDS encoding ADP-ribosylglycohydrolase family protein codes for the protein MTTPIKSALLGLAVGDALGVPVEFQSRDTLAKHPVTSMRAYGSHNQAAGTWSDDSSLTFCLAETLAKGYELQDLANRFINWRDHAYWTPHGHVFDIGNTTNTAIYLLSQGTPPTQAGEDTEDSNGNGSLMRILPLLFYIKDLDIHARYQHVRDVSSLTHRHIRSIACCFIYLEIALHILKGEQPAAAYLNAITDVNKYFSEQALMDQQELEILAPILSGSLIDKTIDDIHGTGYVVRTLEAAIWLLIHTNSYAEAVLTAVNLGNDTDTTAAVTGGIAGLHYGWEEIPAEWLNILAGKERIENLITNLQVKFNM
- a CDS encoding metallophosphoesterase family protein; this translates as MARTFVIGDIHGALKALEQLIGQLLLQPSDKLIFLGDFVDGWSQSAEVVEYLMALQQQYDCIIIKGNHDAWVERWLNGEDPDPVWHRNGGKETIASYAKVSPEQRMVHLEWLNRLRLYYVDDQNRLFLHAGFASMHGPEKEHYDTNFYWDRSLWEMALCMDKRIKKDSLLYPKRLLLYKEIFIGHTPTVNYDVTTPMNACNVWNVDTGAAFMGRISAMEIDSKEFWQSDPAYVFYPGEKGRNK
- a CDS encoding DUF1572 family protein, with the translated sequence MLTTTLKTLFRRDLEKLVEELSLYKNESKIWYTEKGISNSAGNLALHLVGNLNTFIGLHLGNTGYVRHRELEFSQKDVPRATLTKMIEDTIVVIEKALDGLTQEQVEALYPIEVFGGPIYTGHFLVHLSGHLMYHLGQVNYHRRLLDF
- a CDS encoding InlB B-repeat-containing protein, which codes for MKTLLLALLCLAGACLSYAQTLYVSPSGSASNPGTSINAPTTLANALATVTAGSTIYLRGGTYSLSASVIITASNNGTSSAYKNVVAYTGETPVLNFSAMAIADANRGVILDGDYWHWTGITIQGAGDNGMLLAGNSNIIEKCIFKGNHDSGLQLSRYVTSNTTLASWPANNTILNCEAYDNQDPDNEDADGFAAKLTCGTGNVFNGCISHNNIDDGYDLYAKDETGPIGPVTLINCLAYGNGTLSNGSTSGGGDKNGFKLGGSGIAVAHIVRRCVAFNNGHHGFTDNNNPGAIEVTNNTSYNNAESNFNFRSGSTATFKNNLSYNAGSSDATNGTDVTPTNVWWKSGASSNTGGLVVSSADFQSLTPSVTKNSDGSPNLGSFLALASGSDMIDKGVTSTGITYSGSAPDIGARESGGSTNPSTYTVSVTVSPSAGGTVTLSPGGGAYTSGTVVTLTATPAGGYTFNGWSGSASGTSTTTTVTVTSNLSVTASFNSSGTGGGSTLHIDDAASATGGYCSADGSRQNTYTGADGGYYINLSNAAAKGVNYSVSVPSAGTYSFVWRYSNGGATVSTTAKLLVNGSTAVASVSFPKTSSWTSWATTGAVTATLAAGVNTIRIETLSSTEFAVIDWLEVTGNSPAAGVCSATASSARLAPKLEITETKIYPNPAKNTAAISFYNEQAERVQIRVYSSNGQLLKTVVDKEFPAGANQFTMDVSSWPQSLYLVKVEKGAGSNTLKLIKQ
- a CDS encoding flavin monoamine oxidase family protein, translated to MSISRREFLTKTGTMAAAYPAMLALGMLKEAPAHAFSLDGSGKGKHIIILGAGLAGMAAAYELLKLGYQCTILEARERSGGRVWSIRKGATHRETDLPLQTAKFDEGLYFNAGPSRIPHHHALTLHYCRELQVPIQVYNNINEAAYFFAEGKGSLSNKKIRVREIHNDLRGYTAELLAKAIDQHKLDTGLSTEDTQKILEYLRAEGGLDIDKLYKASDRRGYLEGPGAGDLPGKIASPHSLADIINSGLADPDFYNVSEYVYELQMTMFQAIGGNDQITKAFEKKVGQCIHFGCEVTGIHNQEEGVKISYKDGKGSKELTADYCICTIPTPVLSNVDNNFSSDVSRAIDYIPYMVTGKIGMQFKRRFWEEDEHIYGGITHTNNELTQIFYPSYDYLSKKGILLGYYNFNEKARQTGNLSHQQREKLAMDKGRLIHPQYDKEFENSFSVSWHKTPYSMGGWALYNNTTRQSHYKSLLQADKRVYFAGEHTTYLNAWMAGALESARRTVTDLHARVSEQRISYPITTNI